TGATGATTAATTTACTTCTGGAGTTTTGATAGTGAACTGGTTAGGCATGGAGTGGTGTTCTTATGTTCTGTTTTCTTGAATGTATTAGCTTGTTATGTTTCTATTGACGGAATGAATCTTGAATTGTGGATTCCGAGATTGATTTGATGTATTTTTTGTTCGATTTTTAGTATTCAATTTTAAGGACTAGTGTTGGACAGCTCTATTATGGATAATTGCTGTACAtcgttaatttatttattaggcAAATAGGTTTCAGTTATCTTCATTTCCTTTTGGTTCTCCTGGTATTTTGGATAGTTTTTCTGAGGTACATTGTGTTAAAGATGGTGCTTGGGAAGTGGTTGTGCCAAAAAGAAATGATATGCTTCcctatatttatttttggagTTATCGAATTAATTTAGGCAAACGCACACCGGTGAAGCAtcaattgtaaatttttatggTTAGATGCGTATCATCGCCAGCAAGTATGGCTCTTTTTACTTTGTTTATGACTTTACTGCTATTCAGTTGCCTATTAACCTTCAGTAACAATAGTGTCCATAGTTGTACCGGCCGAGCATGTCTTTATGCAGCATCCCTATGAAACTGTCAATGCAATTAGCatataatgtaatttttttccctTCTTGTGTAATATCTTGTTAAGTAGGTTTCATTATTGCTTCTGTAGCAGTTTCTGTGGACTTAAAATTGATGTCATACACTTCATAGTTCAAATCTTGAACTGCTTATTGAACTGTCCTcttttatttgtacttttctAGTTTCAAAACTATCATAATGGAAGCATTTGGTTGGGAGCAGAAATATGACGATAATGATGAAAAGGCATTAAAAGGTTTGTCTGAGGCCTTCGCCTCGTTTTCTCTTGAAGATATAACTTCTGCTTATTACAAGGCAGACAGAAATGCAGATTCGGCTGGTGAAATCCTGTGTAATATGCAGGGAAGCACTTCGAGTTCTTCAGCTTTTGCAACCAATGGAGAGGCAAGAGGTCTAGAATCTGCTAAACCATCATATGGTGAAATTTATGTAAAGACACGTCAGGAAAATGGAAAGTTCGGAGCTCCAAAGCAAAAATGGCGACCTGTGTCAGGAGGCACTGTTTCAAGTATTATTGGCAAAGATTATGTGAGGCCTGTGCCAGCAGTAAATGGTGATTTTATGGGAACCAAACCAGTGAAATTGGACGCAAACGAATTTCCAATGTCTGAATTATGGAGAGAGGAACCTATAATGAATCCATCAAAGAACGGGCATATGCAAAAGGACATGGAAGATTTTATCTTCAGAATGCTGGGCGATGGCTTTCAACTGGAACGAGATTTAGTTCATCAAATTCTCGGTAAGTCCTTCCTATTTTTACTGGTTTTGTGGGAGTATGGGATCTTTGTTTTTAAGCAATATCTCTGGTTCTGGACTATAACATGTTTCTGCAAGTAATTAGATTATGTGGTAAGACTTCTGATCTGGTTTTACATTTGACGTGCAGATAAATGTGGCTTCGACATGCAGAAGGTATGTATAGCATACTTTTTGGTGATCAAGGTTTATTTATATTGTCTGACAAATGCCCTTTTTTATTCGCAACATCACAAACTAGTCAAAGAAGGATCTTACCAACAGTCATTACGTTCAAATTATGTTTACTTATATGTGCCTTAAAAACTGTTGGCAAACATCATTTTCTGTAATAGAATTGAAAagtattcatatttttaacaaacCCATAATATTCTATTGTTCTTGATATGTTATGAATGTTTTTGTACTTTCCCTTCCTTTGTTCTAATAATCCTTTTTTTCTGTTATTTTGGAACTATACGACGACTGCATGTTTGGCTATGTCTTAGAGAAGCTAGAATCACATGATTAAGATGAAAGAAtttgaaaaaacaattaaatattcatGACTCAAAAAGGGTTTGAGCCCAGGTAAAGCTTAACCAGGATGTGGTCATGCTTCATATATAAAAAGATGATATGAGTTGGTTTATTATCTGTAAAATGTAAGAAACGAAAATGCCCATGATATGGCTATTTTCTGATACAGCGATTTTTGTGCTTTGATATTGTAACGTGAGCGAATGCGTTGATGCTTGAACATTTTTGACTAACACACATGCCTTTTGGattattgtatttaattaagTAGCCTGACGATATGCGCACTTTCATTGTGAAGTTTGACTTCTCATTTGATTATCGAGAGCTCCTAACTTTTTCTTATGACCTTCTTGGACTATTCAGAGCGTGGAAAAGCTGTTGGATATGTCAACAGCGACTTCAGATGAAGGGAACAGCTTTCCTATTGAATCCACTGAAAAGGTAAGCACAGAGCTAATTCCATTAGTGAGACCCACTTTTATTAAAATGTCAAGGTTCATATTGAGGCAGATACAACCTTGTCATCATTTAAAGATGTTGACTGCCTTCTTTTCCGATGATAACTCCTCGTTAATCATTAGTGTATCATCTGAATGCATTTTTTTTGTCTGAATTAATGCTCCTTTTTATAGATTGCAGGCGTACATTCAAATTCTGAAAAACCTACATGCATAAAAGGAATTTCACAGCTGAACTCCTGTGCAGGGTATGCTATTTACAAACAATTTATTGTTAATTCCTAAATTCATATGAAGGGGGAGGACAATGGAGTTTCTGTTATCAAACTGTTATTCTTGTAAGGAGGGATAGCGCAGcttattttgatgatttttcaGGATCATAATACAGTTTGTCTTTATAATCTATTTGATTATGTTGCTTAATTTTATTCATAGTGGAAACTGGACTTCAAATATAACTGAGAGAAAACGGGAAGAACGGGAGAAAAATGATCTCCAAAAGGAAGTGTTAGTTGCATTATTTAATTCTACTGATAGAGCTGAAGGGCTAGCTAGAAGAAAAGCAAGGGCCGCAAAGAGATCTACAGCATTAGGAGAACTAGTGGTTGAACCTCCAAGAGACTATATAAGACAACGAAAATCTAATGCAGTTGAATTAAAACAAGACAATGACAACAGTATGTAGTTTCCCATGTTATTAGAAGCTTCATCAACCATATCTAGTTTTTGAGGACCTTCCCGtcttttttgtcattttttatacTGTATGATTCAATTTATCAACTTTTTCTTTGCTTTGAGTAGTGTAGTTTATTGTCAATGGcagatgaagatgaagaagataatTACCAGAAGCTTCGCAAAGCTGTGAAAGAATATCGGGTTACAATGAAAGAATATTATAAGTCTGTAGGTTGCTTGTTCCATTATCTCCTCCTAAATTATCATTAGATGTATACATATATTTCCATCACTATAATAAAGGTATCGAATCTTGTGGCATGCTCAATCTTACTAATTAATAGGACTTTTCTCTACATTTACGTTCAGAACAGAGTTTAAGGGCCTGATGCTCCTTTTGTACCCATATATACTTATACCTCATCTGCAATTCTCTGTGTTAATtgctatttgttttttttgtttaactTATTTTAGACACGatgaaataaaatcatttttgtcTTGTCAGGCTGTTGAAGCATTTGGACAGGGAGATCATGATCGAGCAAACAAACTTATGGATGAGGTGAGCCTTACTTGCTTTTATCTGTCAGTAATGTGAGCAAACCTTGAGATGAAAACTAAATTGTGCCTGTTGGCTGCTAAATTGTCAAGGTGCAAAGAGTATTATTATAGTTGCAACTTTAAAAAGTTCAAATGGAAGTATCATGCAGTTGACATCTAAGCAAGGAATCGTAGACATGATAACACTTGAATCCTTGTGGAGTTTGAAATTTCCCCATTCTACGGTTTAATGATTTTAGTGTTATGCTATTGCTGTGCAGGGACATTTCTTTCACGAAAAGGCTCGTGAAGCAGATCAAGAGTCCAGTCAGAAAATTTTCGAAACCAAGTTAGTCATTTTCATTTATAGTTGTGCGTTTCTGATCAGACTgctttttaatttcatttttcatttgtaaagtttatttttaatttatccctTTCGTCTGCAGGAATGGAGACACACGAGATGAATTAGTGCTTGACGTTCATGACCACGGGGCTAAGGAAGCAATGCGCCTTTTGAAGTGTCATCTTTCTTCACTTGCAGGCATAGCAGGTATGCCCAAATTGTcttgttatttaatttatttttttgagccACATCAAATAACATATCATGATCCGAATCACTTATTTGTGTCAGCGATTAAGCACCTGAAGGTCATCATTGAGACGGATGACGAAGATACGTCAAAAGGGGCACGCAGAAGATTTGTAAGTTTTACTGATTGATTAGACCTGCGTTTTCTATGAGATATTGAAATACTTCTGGTTTATAGAGAAGCTTAATGTTGGCTGTGTTTTTATTCTTGACTTGAAATTATATTATAGGTTAAGAAGCTTTTAGAGAAGGAATCGATTGAGTGGACTGAAGGAGGGATCTCCGGAACGATATTAATTCGTCTGGATAATATCAACCGAAAAGGTTTAAGTTTTGCTAAACGATAGTCTGGCAATGGAGATTCCGCGGTGCCTTGAAGGTCGATTTTGACAGAGTAAAGATGTGGGAAGTGAGGCAGTGCATGAGAAGGTGATAAGTTTTGCAATTTCTGGAGTTTTTAGTGTTCTGAAAAATTCAGTAATGCTGAGTCAAAGCCTGTTAATTTTTTGGATGTTTTCCTGTCTCACTGGAAACTCGAGACGATACTTAAATGTCAAGGCATGGTCTGTTTCAATTTTAGTCTCTAGAAATTTCTCTGTTATAAATTATGCTTTTAAAGAAAAAGTGGTGCTATTTATTTGTAGTAGTATAgtttaaaaaagaacaaaaaaagtaCCTTTGTTGTGTACAACAAATGaaggaaaattataaaaatcatgCATACAGATTCTGTTGTTCTATTTGATGTATTTGgctcaaataaattttacttgtaaacgaatatatttatgtttaatttatttaataatcatatttttaatttttttatggaatttgttATGTTTATATCAAATGAactgtaaataaaatataatttagagCAGAATTTGATCAAATAAAAGGAATAGATATAGACAAATGATAGtgatataaaataaatctcCCCTAtcccattttaattaaaagaatctCATTCCTCAACATCAATTATAGAAGGAGTAAAGGTAAATCCAGTCCTTAAACTTGTGACTCGGAATCAAACAATTCACTTTCagccattttaatcaattaagacGATATTTTCTATTTCAAATCAATTAAGAATAACCTTCCCTATGTTTAGGTCAACGAAGGataaaatcaaatcattttggTCCTTAAAATTTTTTGTATTATACTATTCTGTCCTTAATTGATCCAaaatttattcttaattgaTCAAAGTGACTGAAAATGAGTTATTTGACTCTAAATCACAAAATGAGGAACCGAATTGATCCTTTGCTCATTATATAGTGAATAAGAATTACAAAATCAGAAAGAGGAATTCAGATTCTATTTTCTTTATATTAGCATAAAACAGAGCGAATATCAACAACAAGAGTAAAAAAAACATGGCCGGTGGCGGTGGTTCAGTGAAGGACTTGAAGTCTAAGGCGGAATTAGA
This region of Mercurialis annua linkage group LG1-X, ddMerAnnu1.2, whole genome shotgun sequence genomic DNA includes:
- the LOC126665299 gene encoding putative nuclear RNA export factor SDE5 isoform X2 — encoded protein: MEAFGWEQKYDDNDEKALKGLSEAFASFSLEDITSAYYKADRNADSAGEILCNMQGSTSSSSAFATNGEARGLESAKPSYGEIYVKTRQENGKFGAPKQKWRPVSGGTVSSIIGKDYVRPVPAVNGDFMGTKPVKLDANEFPMSELWREEPIMNPSKNGHMQKDMEDFIFRMLGDGFQLERDLVHQILDKCGFDMQKSVEKLLDMSTATSDEGNSFPIESTEKIAGVHSNSEKPTCIKGISQLNSCAGGNWTSNITERKREEREKNDLQKEVLVALFNSTDRAEGLARRKARAAKRSTALGELVVEPPRDYIRQRKSNAVELKQDNDNNEDEEDNYQKLRKAVKEYRVTMKEYYKSAVEAFGQGDHDRANKLMDEGHFFHEKAREADQESSQKIFETKNGDTRDELVLDVHDHGAKEAMRLLKCHLSSLAGIAAIKHLKVIIETDDEDTSKGARRRFVKKLLEKESIEWTEGGISGTILIRLDNINRKGLSFAKR
- the LOC126665299 gene encoding putative nuclear RNA export factor SDE5 isoform X1, which gives rise to MRIIASNFKTIIMEAFGWEQKYDDNDEKALKGLSEAFASFSLEDITSAYYKADRNADSAGEILCNMQGSTSSSSAFATNGEARGLESAKPSYGEIYVKTRQENGKFGAPKQKWRPVSGGTVSSIIGKDYVRPVPAVNGDFMGTKPVKLDANEFPMSELWREEPIMNPSKNGHMQKDMEDFIFRMLGDGFQLERDLVHQILDKCGFDMQKSVEKLLDMSTATSDEGNSFPIESTEKIAGVHSNSEKPTCIKGISQLNSCAGGNWTSNITERKREEREKNDLQKEVLVALFNSTDRAEGLARRKARAAKRSTALGELVVEPPRDYIRQRKSNAVELKQDNDNNEDEEDNYQKLRKAVKEYRVTMKEYYKSAVEAFGQGDHDRANKLMDEGHFFHEKAREADQESSQKIFETKNGDTRDELVLDVHDHGAKEAMRLLKCHLSSLAGIAAIKHLKVIIETDDEDTSKGARRRFVKKLLEKESIEWTEGGISGTILIRLDNINRKGLSFAKR
- the LOC126665299 gene encoding putative nuclear RNA export factor SDE5 isoform X3, producing MRIIASNFKTIIMEAFGWEQKYDDNDEKALKGLSEAFASFSLEDITSAYYKADRNADSAGEILCNMQGSTSSSSAFATNGEARGLESAKPSYGEIYVKTRQENGKFGAPKQKWRPVSGGTVSSIIGKDYVRPVPAVNGDFMGTKPVKLDANEFPMSELWREEPIMNPSKNGHMQKDMEDFIFRMLGDGFQLERDLVHQILDKCGFDMQKSVEKLLDMSTATSDEGNSFPIESTEKIAGVHSNSEKPTCIKGISQLNSCAGGNWTSNITERKREEREKNDLQKEVLVALFNSTDRAEGLARRKARAAKRSTALGELVVEPPRDYIRQRKSNAVELKQDNDNNEDEEDNYQKLRKAVKEYRVTMKEYYKSAVEAFGQGDHDRANKLMDEGHFFHEKAREADQESSQKIFETKLVIFIYS